A region of Thermovibrio ammonificans HB-1 DNA encodes the following proteins:
- the thrC gene encoding threonine synthase: MRAWRGIIEEFREFLPVSEKTPVITLLEGNTPLIKADNLAREILPGLNLYLKFEGLNPTGSFKDRGMTMAVSKAVEEGAKAVICASTGNTSASAAAYAAKAGLKAVVLIPEGKIALGKLSQAVMYGAEVVQIKGNFDDALEIVREIGAEYPITIVNSINPYRLQGQKTAAFEICEQLGRAPDYHFIPVGNAGNITAYWMGYKEYFEAGKVDSKPKMCGWQAAGAAPIVLGHPVKNPETIATAIRIGNPASWKGAVNAAKESGGFIDMVTDEEILEAYRLVARTEGIFCEPASAASIAGVIKSVRTKGLLKAGDVVVCTLTGHGLKDPDTAISMGVKPITLPADKEEIVKALGF; this comes from the coding sequence ATGAGAGCCTGGAGAGGTATTATAGAAGAGTTCAGGGAGTTCCTACCCGTTTCCGAGAAGACCCCCGTCATCACCCTGCTGGAGGGAAACACCCCCCTCATAAAGGCCGACAACCTCGCAAGGGAGATTCTACCAGGACTCAACCTATACCTGAAGTTTGAAGGGCTTAACCCCACAGGCTCCTTCAAGGACAGAGGCATGACTATGGCCGTCTCCAAGGCGGTTGAGGAGGGGGCAAAGGCGGTTATCTGCGCCTCCACCGGTAACACCTCCGCATCGGCGGCGGCCTACGCGGCAAAGGCCGGGCTTAAAGCCGTTGTCCTCATTCCCGAGGGGAAGATAGCCCTGGGGAAGCTCTCCCAGGCAGTTATGTACGGAGCCGAGGTCGTCCAGATAAAGGGGAACTTCGACGACGCCCTCGAGATAGTAAGGGAGATAGGGGCCGAGTACCCGATAACCATAGTAAACTCCATAAACCCCTACAGACTTCAGGGTCAGAAAACCGCCGCCTTCGAGATATGTGAGCAGCTGGGCAGGGCCCCCGACTACCACTTCATACCTGTGGGCAACGCCGGCAACATTACAGCCTACTGGATGGGCTACAAAGAGTACTTCGAGGCTGGCAAGGTGGACTCAAAGCCGAAGATGTGCGGCTGGCAGGCGGCAGGGGCGGCACCGATAGTGCTGGGCCATCCGGTAAAGAACCCGGAGACCATAGCAACGGCCATAAGAATAGGAAACCCGGCAAGCTGGAAGGGTGCCGTTAACGCCGCGAAGGAGTCGGGGGGCTTCATAGACATGGTTACAGACGAGGAAATCCTTGAGGCCTACAGGCTCGTTGCCAGAACCGAAGGGATTTTCTGCGAGCCGGCATCGGCGGCATCGATTGCGGGAGTTATAAAGAGCGTTCGTACCAAGGGCCTCCTTAAGGCCGGAGACGTTGTGGTCTGCACCCTTACCGGCCACGGACTCAAAGACCCGGACACCGCAATCTCCATGGGGGTTAAACCGATAACCCTGCCTGCAGATAAAGAAGAAATCGTTAAAGCTTTAGGGTTTTAA
- the dapB gene encoding 4-hydroxy-tetrahydrodipicolinate reductase, protein MVKVAVTGAGGRMGSLIARLALEDEGVKLVGVTERPDHPLMGGEFAPGVKFYPSILQMEEKPEVVIDFTTPEATLKLLEEAKELGTALVIGTTGFSAEQLSKVEEASKELPVLLSPNMSLGVNLLFKLVAEAAKALKDKGYDVEIFEIHHRFKKDAPSGTAVKLGQIVAQAFGKSLKEMAVYGRQGMVGPRKPDEMGILSARMGDVVGDHTVFFATLGERLELTHRATSRETFARGAIVAAKWMAGKGPGLYSMFDVLGF, encoded by the coding sequence ATGGTTAAAGTTGCTGTTACAGGTGCAGGCGGTAGAATGGGCTCTCTTATAGCCCGTTTGGCCCTTGAAGACGAAGGGGTGAAACTTGTGGGCGTTACGGAGCGCCCCGACCACCCGCTAATGGGAGGCGAGTTTGCCCCCGGTGTGAAGTTCTACCCTTCAATCCTCCAGATGGAGGAAAAGCCCGAAGTTGTAATCGACTTTACAACACCAGAGGCCACGTTGAAGCTCTTGGAAGAGGCCAAGGAGCTCGGCACGGCCCTCGTTATAGGGACAACCGGCTTCTCGGCCGAGCAGCTTTCAAAGGTGGAGGAGGCTTCTAAGGAGCTTCCGGTTCTCCTCTCTCCGAATATGAGCTTGGGGGTGAACCTCCTCTTTAAGCTGGTTGCCGAAGCGGCAAAAGCCCTGAAGGACAAGGGTTACGACGTTGAAATCTTCGAGATTCACCACAGGTTTAAAAAGGACGCCCCCTCGGGGACTGCTGTGAAGCTGGGCCAGATAGTTGCCCAGGCCTTCGGGAAGAGCCTTAAAGAGATGGCCGTTTACGGCAGGCAAGGTATGGTGGGCCCCAGGAAACCCGATGAGATGGGCATACTCTCTGCGAGGATGGGAGACGTTGTAGGCGACCATACCGTCTTCTTTGCGACTCTGGGAGAGAGGCTCGAGCTCACCCACAGGGCTACCAGCAGGGAGACCTTTGCAAGGGGAGCGATTGTTGCAGCCAAGTGGATGGCCGGCAAGGGGCCGGGCCTTTACTCCATGTTCGACGTTTTAGGGTTTTAA
- the hisZ gene encoding ATP phosphoribosyltransferase regulatory subunit codes for MKLTEIPKGFKTLLPEEAARREQIVEKAKRVLKSWGYEPLVLPTVEFLETFKAVEPTLEELSFKLVDRFTGRLMAVRPDFTPQVARVVASSFKDDEPPFRFFYQGKVFRDKDGDREVGQLGFELIGVPEVEADAEVVAVVVNVLKELGLRSFQIDVGHASFLEGALEELGLEGEERDEVLEILSHKDYSRLLLFSERLEDGKRSKLLALLELYGGEEVLERALKLFKNEKSTRAVEELQQAYKILTSYGFAENVIFDLSEKKGMEYHTGITYEVLHPLYGFPLGRGGRYDTLLKKFGRPLSATGMALNTDALHELLEKKGLFKEEAEKEFYLIDLKKELHLAYHLARELRKRGYTVTRDIVKRDYKRSVEVAFKKGYRFVVVLNRESEPKHLIYTSPNEWKPLKGEPLKEIERILNGRL; via the coding sequence ATGAAACTGACCGAAATCCCCAAAGGTTTTAAAACGCTACTGCCGGAAGAGGCGGCAAGGCGGGAACAGATAGTAGAGAAGGCAAAAAGGGTTCTAAAAAGCTGGGGCTACGAACCCCTGGTTCTGCCAACAGTTGAGTTCCTCGAGACCTTTAAGGCCGTGGAGCCCACACTTGAGGAGCTCTCGTTTAAGCTGGTAGACCGCTTCACCGGCCGGCTTATGGCGGTAAGGCCCGACTTTACGCCGCAGGTGGCAAGGGTTGTGGCCTCGTCGTTCAAAGACGACGAGCCCCCCTTCAGGTTCTTCTACCAGGGCAAAGTGTTCAGGGACAAAGACGGCGACAGGGAAGTGGGTCAGCTGGGGTTTGAGCTCATAGGAGTGCCGGAAGTTGAGGCGGATGCAGAGGTTGTAGCGGTTGTCGTAAACGTCCTCAAGGAGCTCGGACTCCGCTCCTTCCAGATAGACGTAGGACACGCCTCCTTCCTGGAGGGAGCGCTGGAGGAGCTCGGACTGGAGGGAGAAGAGAGGGACGAAGTTTTAGAGATTCTGAGCCACAAAGACTACTCCCGACTGCTACTGTTCAGCGAGCGGCTGGAAGATGGGAAACGGAGTAAGCTCCTCGCCCTGCTTGAGCTCTACGGCGGAGAGGAGGTTTTAGAGAGGGCGCTGAAGCTCTTTAAAAACGAAAAGAGCACCAGAGCCGTAGAGGAACTTCAACAGGCCTACAAAATCCTCACAAGCTACGGCTTCGCAGAGAACGTAATCTTCGACCTGTCGGAGAAAAAGGGAATGGAGTACCACACCGGCATAACCTACGAGGTGCTCCACCCCCTATACGGCTTCCCCCTTGGCAGGGGCGGAAGGTACGACACCCTATTAAAGAAGTTCGGCAGGCCTCTTTCTGCAACGGGGATGGCACTCAACACAGACGCCCTCCACGAGCTCCTGGAGAAGAAAGGCCTCTTTAAAGAAGAGGCCGAGAAGGAGTTCTACCTGATAGACCTTAAAAAAGAGCTTCACCTGGCCTACCACCTCGCAAGGGAGCTGAGGAAACGGGGCTACACCGTTACCCGCGACATAGTAAAGAGAGACTACAAACGCTCGGTGGAGGTTGCCTTCAAAAAAGGCTACCGGTTTGTGGTGGTTCTAAACCGGGAGTCTGAGCCGAAGCACCTCATCTACACCTCTCCGAACGAGTGGAAACCCCTGAAAGGAGAGCCTTTAAAGGAGATAGAGCGGATTCTAAACGGAAGGCTATAA
- a CDS encoding SAM-dependent methyltransferase, which produces MLKELIVELIEREGPLRFDRFVELCLYHPEFGYYTRVRTLPVPGQDFFTAPELTPVFGKVLARHIGEVARREKLPLRILELGGGKGFLAKDLLEELRPEEYLLLEKGPMNLKGVKGLTSLEELEGGFEGFVVSNEFFDAFPFRRVLPRRGLEVFIDGKESRLFETLLPFEGEAGSPCEGFEGEYPLFSSWRPFLEELAGKLSRCYFVTFDYGGRCTELSGRQTFKAFSGHALADDWLERPGEVDLTALVDFDYLSKILGELGFENLELCPQSEFLLSWGIERFASPEHTVQLLTLLVDMGRRFKVLTGKFEGRG; this is translated from the coding sequence GTGCTGAAGGAGCTTATAGTTGAGCTGATAGAGAGGGAGGGCCCTTTAAGGTTCGACCGGTTCGTTGAGCTCTGCCTCTACCATCCTGAGTTTGGCTACTACACGAGAGTGAGGACGCTACCCGTTCCCGGTCAGGACTTTTTCACCGCCCCTGAGCTGACCCCCGTTTTCGGCAAGGTTCTGGCCCGCCACATCGGCGAAGTTGCCCGAAGGGAGAAGCTCCCTTTAAGGATTCTCGAGCTGGGAGGCGGTAAGGGCTTTCTCGCGAAGGACCTCCTTGAGGAGCTTCGGCCGGAGGAGTACCTGCTGCTGGAGAAGGGCCCCATGAATCTGAAGGGCGTTAAGGGTTTGACCTCCCTTGAGGAGCTTGAAGGGGGCTTTGAAGGGTTTGTTGTCTCCAACGAGTTCTTCGACGCCTTCCCCTTCAGGAGGGTTCTGCCCCGAAGGGGGCTTGAGGTGTTCATAGACGGCAAGGAGAGCAGGCTCTTTGAGACCCTTTTGCCCTTTGAGGGAGAGGCCGGTTCCCCTTGTGAAGGGTTTGAGGGAGAATATCCCCTCTTTTCTTCGTGGCGGCCTTTTTTGGAGGAGCTGGCCGGGAAGCTATCCCGCTGTTACTTCGTCACCTTCGACTACGGGGGAAGGTGCACCGAGCTCTCCGGCAGGCAGACCTTTAAGGCCTTCAGCGGCCACGCCCTTGCAGACGACTGGCTGGAGAGGCCCGGAGAGGTGGACCTTACCGCCCTTGTCGACTTTGATTACCTGAGCAAGATTCTCGGAGAGCTCGGCTTTGAGAACCTTGAGCTTTGCCCTCAGTCGGAGTTCCTGTTAAGCTGGGGAATAGAGCGGTTTGCCTCGCCGGAGCACACGGTTCAGCTCCTTACGCTCCTTGTGGATATGGGGAGGCGTTTCAAGGTTTTAACGGGGAAGTTTGAAGGGAGAGGGTAG
- a CDS encoding protoglobin domain-containing protein gives MSLVSGVDYRDLEKLFLYFEIREKDVQNLRFLGNILLPYKKEFADAFYDNLMKFEDIKEYIPEEKLQRLKTTIQEWYEKLFSGKYDSEYLLYLLRIAKVHVEEGIPPHYIIVAMNFVSRFCTRRIAEFFAKKAREFFEHYRKEQDVVCDPARAEILEGFVLEEVFERMEDLTRSLRKILALNEDVLVSYYVDSELRTFLEAGKVERTVINFSKKFAIFMDIAILLGLMFLALFVIALFGIDISHFFHGNLAHGLIAAMGDLLILWTVLELLNSEIKFMLGGELAVSAFVSVALAATIREALVVSLEHNKPIEFKLGIGALIFILGIVYGIVKFFELKQSRRRGLK, from the coding sequence ATGTCTCTCGTTTCCGGCGTAGATTACAGAGACCTTGAGAAGCTGTTCCTCTACTTCGAGATAAGGGAGAAGGACGTCCAGAACCTCAGGTTTTTGGGCAACATACTCCTTCCCTACAAGAAGGAGTTTGCAGACGCCTTCTACGACAACCTAATGAAGTTTGAGGATATAAAGGAGTACATTCCTGAGGAGAAGCTCCAGAGGCTTAAAACCACCATTCAGGAGTGGTACGAGAAGCTCTTTTCGGGTAAGTACGACTCCGAGTACCTCCTCTATCTGCTGAGGATTGCAAAGGTTCACGTTGAGGAGGGGATTCCTCCCCACTACATCATAGTTGCCATGAACTTCGTCAGCCGTTTCTGCACGAGACGTATAGCCGAGTTCTTCGCCAAGAAGGCCCGGGAGTTCTTCGAGCACTACAGGAAGGAGCAGGACGTTGTCTGCGACCCGGCGAGGGCGGAGATACTGGAAGGTTTCGTTTTGGAAGAGGTCTTCGAGCGTATGGAGGACCTTACCCGCTCCCTGAGGAAGATACTGGCCCTTAACGAAGACGTTCTCGTTTCCTACTACGTAGATTCCGAGCTTCGCACCTTCCTTGAGGCCGGCAAAGTTGAGCGGACCGTTATCAACTTCAGCAAGAAGTTCGCAATCTTCATGGACATAGCGATTCTGCTCGGCCTGATGTTCCTTGCCCTGTTCGTTATAGCCCTTTTCGGAATAGACATTTCCCACTTCTTCCACGGCAACCTGGCCCACGGCCTCATTGCGGCAATGGGCGACCTTCTGATACTCTGGACCGTTCTCGAGCTCCTAAACAGCGAAATCAAGTTTATGCTGGGCGGAGAGCTTGCGGTTAGTGCCTTCGTTAGCGTTGCTCTGGCCGCAACCATCAGGGAGGCACTGGTTGTTTCACTGGAGCACAATAAGCCCATAGAGTTTAAGCTCGGTATAGGGGCTCTTATCTTCATACTCGGAATAGTTTACGGAATAGTTAAGTTCTTTGAGCTGAAGCAGAGCAGGAGAAGGGGGCTTAAGTAA
- the dapA gene encoding 4-hydroxy-tetrahydrodipicolinate synthase produces the protein MFEGIYVAIPTPFKDGKVDTQALKDHVEFLIEQGVDGIVPCGTTGESATLSYEEHEEVIALTIEQAAGRVKVIAGTGSNSTEEAIRLTKFAQEVKADGALLITPYYNKPNQEGLYRHFKAVAEAVSIPIVLYNVPGRTGVNMLPETVARLSEIDNIVAIKEATGSTNVATEILNLTQGEIEVLSGDDLTFFPLLAVGAVGVISVTANVVPDRMVQMHREFVNGRWEKAQELHRHLYNLSKVMFIDTNPIPVKTALSMMGRMEKEFRLPLCPTTPEKEEVIAQTLKEYGVI, from the coding sequence ATGTTTGAAGGTATCTACGTTGCAATTCCCACCCCCTTTAAGGACGGGAAGGTTGACACTCAGGCCCTTAAAGACCACGTTGAGTTCCTCATAGAGCAGGGGGTAGACGGCATAGTGCCCTGCGGCACTACCGGCGAGAGCGCCACCCTCTCCTACGAGGAGCACGAAGAAGTTATAGCCCTTACCATAGAACAGGCGGCCGGAAGGGTAAAGGTTATAGCCGGAACCGGCTCCAACTCAACGGAAGAGGCTATCAGGCTTACCAAGTTCGCTCAGGAAGTAAAGGCAGACGGAGCCCTCCTGATTACCCCATACTACAACAAGCCCAACCAGGAGGGGCTCTACAGGCACTTCAAGGCGGTTGCCGAGGCCGTTTCGATACCGATAGTCCTTTACAACGTTCCCGGCAGAACGGGCGTTAACATGCTTCCGGAAACCGTTGCAAGGCTTTCTGAGATTGACAACATAGTGGCCATTAAGGAGGCAACCGGCAGCACCAACGTTGCAACCGAAATTCTGAACCTCACCCAAGGTGAGATAGAGGTCCTCTCGGGAGACGACCTTACCTTCTTCCCCCTCCTTGCGGTGGGGGCAGTTGGGGTGATTTCGGTTACTGCAAACGTTGTGCCCGACAGAATGGTTCAGATGCACAGGGAGTTCGTAAACGGAAGGTGGGAGAAAGCTCAGGAGCTTCACCGCCACCTTTACAACCTCTCCAAGGTGATGTTCATAGACACCAACCCGATTCCGGTGAAAACCGCCCTCTCTATGATGGGCCGAATGGAGAAGGAGTTCAGGCTTCCCCTGTGTCCCACAACCCCGGAGAAAGAAGAGGTAATCGCCCAAACCCTAAAAGAGTACGGAGTGATTTGA
- a CDS encoding NIL domain-containing protein, with protein sequence MKETSTRLVLHFPKETWDKPVIYKLVKDYDLIVNILRAEILPKMEGSAVVELKGDRKKIGEAVKFLRSLNIKIKPLELDIFREDEKCVHCGACIAPCPTNAFYLDRETFRVEFDKDKCVGCGHCIPACPLRIIYSAEF encoded by the coding sequence TTGAAGGAGACCTCTACTCGCCTTGTTCTCCACTTTCCGAAGGAGACGTGGGATAAGCCCGTTATCTACAAGCTCGTAAAGGATTACGACCTTATAGTGAACATACTGAGGGCGGAGATTCTGCCCAAGATGGAGGGCTCCGCCGTTGTTGAGCTAAAGGGTGACAGGAAGAAGATAGGAGAGGCGGTTAAGTTCCTGAGGAGCCTCAACATAAAGATTAAGCCCCTTGAGCTTGACATCTTCAGGGAGGATGAGAAGTGCGTTCACTGCGGGGCGTGTATTGCTCCGTGTCCCACAAACGCCTTCTACCTCGATAGGGAGACCTTCAGAGTTGAGTTTGATAAGGATAAGTGCGTAGGGTGCGGACACTGCATACCGGCCTGTCCCTTGAGGATTATCTACTCGGCCGAGTTTTAA
- a CDS encoding adenylosuccinate synthase, which produces MSTLAIVGTQWGDEGKGKIVDILSEGADYIVRYQGGNNAGHTVVVNGVKYVLHLLPSGILHDGKKCVLGNGMVIDLEGLWNEVEFIKRVGKSPEGRLFVSERAHVIFPYHKALDAASEKLKGDGSIGTTLKGIGPAYRDKAGRVGIRIADLKDEESFKEKLRWNIREKELTLKHVYNYPVSFNFDEIYSHTMRIYEKVADFVCDTVSLLNRAIDAQERVLFEGAQATLLDIDVGTYPFVTSSNSSALGIPAGAGVSPKKVEKVYGIAKAYTTRVGGGPFPTELKDNTGELLRARGHEYGSTTGRPRRCGWLDLFAVKFSAQVNQLDGLVITKLDVLDAFDQIKVCVGYELNGQLIDRFPSTARELEQVKPVYETLPGWKQKTTNVKSFNELPEEAKNFIKFVEDYLGIPVPIISTGPQRDETVIRERIW; this is translated from the coding sequence ATGTCCACACTCGCCATTGTCGGAACCCAGTGGGGTGACGAGGGAAAAGGGAAGATAGTCGACATCCTCTCGGAAGGGGCAGACTACATAGTAAGGTACCAGGGGGGGAACAACGCGGGCCACACCGTTGTTGTAAACGGCGTGAAGTACGTTCTCCACCTGCTTCCGTCGGGAATCCTGCACGACGGGAAGAAGTGCGTCCTCGGCAACGGAATGGTCATAGACCTTGAAGGTCTGTGGAACGAAGTTGAGTTCATAAAGAGGGTGGGGAAAAGCCCCGAAGGGAGGCTCTTTGTAAGCGAAAGGGCCCACGTAATATTCCCCTACCACAAGGCGCTGGATGCAGCAAGCGAGAAGCTGAAGGGAGACGGCTCCATAGGCACAACCCTAAAGGGTATAGGCCCGGCCTACAGGGACAAGGCCGGAAGGGTCGGGATAAGAATCGCAGACCTAAAAGACGAAGAGAGCTTCAAGGAGAAGCTCCGCTGGAACATAAGGGAGAAAGAGCTCACCCTGAAACATGTTTACAACTACCCGGTCTCCTTCAACTTCGACGAAATCTACAGCCACACAATGAGGATATACGAAAAAGTTGCAGACTTCGTCTGCGACACCGTCTCCCTGCTGAACAGGGCCATAGACGCCCAGGAGAGGGTTCTCTTTGAAGGGGCACAGGCAACGCTGCTGGACATAGACGTAGGCACCTACCCCTTTGTAACCTCTTCAAACTCCTCCGCCTTGGGGATACCGGCGGGGGCCGGAGTGAGCCCCAAAAAGGTAGAGAAGGTTTACGGAATAGCCAAAGCCTATACAACCAGGGTGGGCGGAGGCCCATTCCCCACAGAACTTAAGGACAACACCGGAGAGCTCCTGAGGGCAAGGGGGCACGAGTACGGCTCAACAACCGGCAGGCCCCGCCGCTGCGGGTGGCTCGACCTGTTCGCCGTTAAGTTCTCGGCCCAGGTGAACCAGCTGGACGGGCTGGTTATAACCAAGCTGGACGTTTTAGACGCCTTCGACCAGATAAAAGTGTGCGTAGGATACGAGCTCAACGGCCAGCTTATAGACAGGTTCCCCTCAACGGCCAGGGAGCTGGAGCAGGTGAAACCCGTTTACGAAACCCTCCCCGGCTGGAAGCAGAAAACCACAAACGTAAAGAGCTTCAACGAGCTTCCCGAGGAAGCCAAAAACTTCATAAAGTTCGTAGAGGACTACCTCGGAATCCCCGTTCCCATAATCTCCACCGGCCCTCAAAGGGACGAAACCGTTATCAGGGAGAGAATCTGGTAG
- the dprA gene encoding DNA-processing protein DprA: protein MTREELLALALHLKKGFGYAAYRRFVEKFGSLESAVGLGAVELSAELSAAEGEVERAEKLGVKILTVASPGYPKELLQVASPPLALYLRGELPSGPRVAVIGSRRCSPYGRRVAFRLGKLLSEAGVTVVSGLAQGIDTEAHRGAVRGGGLTLAVLGSGVDRVFPLTNLHLAEEIVESGGGLLSEFSLGTKARKEFFPRRNRIVSGLSSAVVVVEATERSGTFITVDYALEQGREVFAVPGPIDSPYSRGTNHLLKEGAVPLTELSELLEFLGVKRAEVRVPPEFERAYSLLSAPLTADAFAVKLGVQIHEALRLLAQMELLGLVSREGGLYRAC from the coding sequence ATGACCCGTGAGGAGCTTCTCGCCCTTGCCCTGCACCTTAAAAAGGGCTTCGGCTACGCCGCCTACCGCCGGTTCGTTGAAAAGTTCGGCTCTTTAGAGTCTGCAGTAGGGCTGGGAGCGGTGGAGCTCTCTGCTGAGCTCAGCGCCGCCGAAGGAGAGGTTGAGAGGGCGGAGAAGCTCGGTGTAAAAATCCTAACGGTTGCTTCCCCCGGCTACCCCAAGGAGCTCCTTCAGGTGGCCTCTCCGCCCCTTGCTCTTTACTTGCGGGGAGAGCTGCCCTCGGGCCCCCGGGTTGCCGTTATCGGCTCGAGGAGGTGCTCCCCTTACGGCAGGCGGGTAGCCTTTAGGCTGGGTAAGCTCCTTTCTGAAGCCGGCGTTACGGTTGTAAGCGGCCTTGCCCAGGGTATAGACACCGAGGCCCACCGGGGAGCCGTAAGGGGCGGCGGCTTAACCCTGGCCGTTTTGGGTAGCGGCGTAGATAGGGTTTTCCCCCTTACGAACCTTCACCTTGCCGAAGAAATCGTTGAGTCCGGAGGTGGACTTCTCTCTGAGTTTTCCCTGGGAACAAAGGCCCGTAAAGAGTTTTTTCCCAGGAGGAACAGGATAGTCAGCGGCCTCTCCTCCGCCGTGGTTGTGGTTGAGGCGACCGAAAGGAGCGGCACCTTTATAACCGTTGACTACGCCCTTGAGCAGGGAAGGGAGGTCTTTGCCGTCCCCGGCCCCATAGACTCACCCTACAGCCGGGGTACGAACCACCTCTTAAAGGAGGGAGCCGTTCCCCTCACGGAGCTTTCCGAGCTTTTGGAGTTTTTGGGAGTGAAGAGGGCAGAGGTGAGGGTGCCTCCGGAGTTTGAGAGGGCCTACTCTCTCCTTTCTGCCCCTTTGACTGCCGACGCCTTTGCGGTTAAACTGGGGGTTCAGATTCACGAGGCCTTAAGGCTCCTTGCCCAGATGGAGCTTCTGGGCCTTGTTTCACGGGAAGGAGGACTTTACCGGGCGTGCTGA